From Loxodonta africana isolate mLoxAfr1 chromosome 2, mLoxAfr1.hap2, whole genome shotgun sequence, the proteins below share one genomic window:
- the LOC100667356 gene encoding olfactory receptor 2L8-like, with the protein MENYNQTSTDFTLLGLFPPSRIGLFLFILTILIFLMALIGNLSMTLLILLDTRLHTPMYFLLSQLSFMDLNYISTIVPKMASNYLFGIKSISFIGCGVQSFFFLTLAGAEPLLSASMAYDRYVAICFPLHYAIHMSKRVCVLMITGSWVVGSINSCAHTAYLLRIPYCRSRAINHFFCDVPAMVTLACMDTWVYEYTVFVSTISFLFFPFIGITYSYGRVLFAVYHMPSSEGKKKAYSTCSTHLTVVTLYCAPFAYTYLHPRSLQSPTEDKVLAVFYTIITPMLNPVIYSLRNKEVMGALRRNIQRIFFVKV; encoded by the coding sequence ATGGAAAATTATAACCAAACATCAACTGATTTCACCTTATTAGGGTTGTTTCCGCCATCGAGGATTGGCCTGTTCCTCTTCATTCTCACCATTCTCATTTTCTTAATGGCTTTGATTGGCAACTTGTCCATGACTCTCCTCATTCTCCTGGACACCCGtctccacacacccatgtatttcCTACttagtcagctctccttcatggACCTGAATTACATCTCTACCATAGTCCCCAAGATGGCTTCCAACTACCTGTTTGGAATCAAGTCTATCTCCTTCATTGGATGTGGAGTCCAGAGTTTCTTCTTTTTGACTTTGGCAGGTGCAGAACCACTTCTCTCGGCatccatggcctatgaccgttatGTGGCCATTTGTTTTCCTCTTCATTATGCTATCCATATGAGCAAAAGGGTGTGTGTGCTAATGATTACAGGATCTTGGGTAGTGGGTTCTATTAACTCCTGTGCCCATACTGCATATTTGCTCCGTATCCCCTATTGCCGATCTAGGGCCATCAATCATTTCTTCTGTGATGTCCCTGCAATGGTGACTCTGGCTTGCATGGACACTTGGGTCTATGAGTACACAGTGTTTGTGAGCACCATCTCTTTcctattttttcctttcattggCATTACTTATTCCTATGGCCGGGTTCTCTTTGCTGTCTATCACATGCCCTCATCAGAAGGGAAGAAGAAGGCCTATTCAACATGCAGTACGCACCTCACCGTGGTGACTTTGTACTGTGCACCTTTTGCTTACACCTATCTCCACCCAAGGTCACTCCAATCTCCCACAGAAGACAAGGTTCTGGCTGTTTTCTACACCATCATCACCCCTATGCTCAACCCAGTCATCTATAGCCTGAGGAACAAGGAGGTGATGGGAGCCCTGAGGAGAAATATCCAGAGAATCTTCTTTGTGAAAGTGTAG